One Methylobacterium sp. AMS5 genomic region harbors:
- a CDS encoding carbohydrate porin: MSAAQAEPGHGSRARSRHAPAAGGEASPGVVPTASRPSTADSSRPAPPGSLDTQAAAPTWGVLGNFGGLRDDLFRAGIRTDGSFDYQTSTNIQGGPYQSLRGAGQLALRAAVDMDRFAGLAGGTFNLALTYRFGRGLTADQHLNVLQQTEEIFGRGRFPRLTQLSYTQRFGEFVDLKFGRLPVSADFAGFPCEFQNLTFCGNQPGNLVGNYWYNWPVSQYAARLRLGNLDTGYLMAGVYQVNPRDLENGFNFDPTGAAGALAIVEAAAFPTLPPFTYRGSYTVGAWYQTGGGPDLFLNRDGLPLASAGGLPLANRDRSGLYGVAVQELYRPDPGNPLRNLSAFVRVTLANSSTSLIDRQETIGLVYKGFWAERPFDWIGVGIGQSHASRALAQSVQMANLLDGGVRALPGYERALEVFYSLALSPDVVVRPNIQFINRPGGVGGRDDILVFGVKSGVTF, from the coding sequence ATGAGCGCCGCGCAGGCCGAGCCCGGGCATGGTTCCCGCGCACGATCCCGGCACGCCCCCGCGGCGGGAGGGGAGGCATCTCCGGGCGTCGTCCCGACCGCGTCGCGTCCCTCGACGGCGGATTCGTCCCGGCCGGCGCCGCCCGGCAGCCTCGACACGCAGGCCGCCGCGCCCACCTGGGGCGTGCTGGGCAACTTCGGAGGCCTGCGCGACGACCTCTTCCGCGCCGGCATCCGCACGGACGGCAGCTTCGATTACCAGACCTCGACCAACATCCAGGGCGGCCCCTACCAGTCCCTGCGCGGCGCCGGACAGCTCGCCCTGCGCGCCGCCGTGGACATGGACCGCTTTGCCGGCCTCGCGGGCGGCACCTTCAACCTCGCCCTGACCTACCGCTTCGGTCGCGGCCTCACCGCGGACCAGCACCTTAACGTGCTCCAGCAGACCGAGGAGATCTTCGGCCGCGGCCGCTTCCCGCGGCTAACCCAGCTCTCCTACACCCAGCGCTTCGGCGAGTTCGTCGATCTCAAGTTCGGCCGCCTGCCCGTCAGCGCCGACTTCGCCGGCTTTCCTTGTGAGTTCCAGAACCTGACGTTCTGCGGAAACCAGCCCGGCAACCTTGTCGGCAATTATTGGTACAACTGGCCCGTCTCGCAATATGCCGCCCGCCTGCGGCTCGGCAATCTCGACACCGGCTACCTCATGGCCGGCGTCTACCAAGTCAATCCGCGCGACCTCGAGAACGGCTTCAACTTCGACCCGACCGGTGCCGCCGGTGCGCTGGCCATCGTTGAGGCCGCCGCCTTCCCGACGCTCCCGCCCTTCACCTATCGCGGCAGCTACACGGTCGGCGCGTGGTACCAGACCGGCGGCGGCCCCGACCTCTTCCTCAACCGCGACGGCCTGCCCCTGGCGTCGGCCGGCGGGCTGCCACTCGCAAACCGCGACCGCAGCGGTCTCTACGGCGTGGCCGTGCAGGAACTCTACCGGCCCGATCCCGGCAACCCGCTGCGCAACCTCTCCGCCTTCGTCCGCGTCACGCTGGCCAACTCCTCGACGTCGCTCATCGACAGGCAGGAGACCATCGGCCTCGTCTACAAGGGCTTCTGGGCCGAGCGGCCCTTCGATTGGATCGGCGTCGGCATCGGCCAGTCACATGCCAGTCGGGCCCTGGCGCAGAGCGTCCAGATGGCCAACCTGCTCGATGGTGGCGTCCGCGCGCTCCCCGGATACGAGCGCGCGTTGGAGGTCTTCTACAGCCTCGCCCTCTCTCCCGACGTGGTGGTCCGGCCCAACATCCAGTTCATCAACCGTCCCGGCGGCGTCGGCGGGCGGGACGACATCCTGGTCTTCGGCGTCAAGAGCGGCGTCACGTTCTGA
- a CDS encoding methyl-accepting chemotaxis protein gives MPISKRIRSINLRSIKSKIIGTFAILVVLSGLTGGFAILKVDQVSAIGAALARQVEAVTLLGDLARLSQQLRALTALQHYSPNETQRSAYAREAEEGRVAFSKAWGDYATLIEGARETQLAETLRNAWQHFLAIEEEILILDRAGLNETGTAVLQGDMLSEAANFYTAVRAVQAYRQQEVEIATAAAQEIRASARFWIVSALACLLTLCTLAGWLLTMTISHPIGRMTGVMGRLADDDIGVEVPDQRRSDEIGLMAAAVQVFKDNMIRNKALEAEVAAQRAGAEAQRRTAMRELADAFDQSVGGIVTAVSSAAVQMQTTARHLSVSAEATSVRAVAVSAAAEEASVNIHSIAGAAEELDASVTEIGVQVERSSAMSQAAVRETEGMTALVRELTGVAASIGDVVDTIAGLAGQTNLLALNATIEAARAGEAGRGFAVVATEVKELANQTSRSASEITAKIEAIQSSTGRTATAIDGISASIRSINETATAIASAIEEQGAATREIVQAIAQASSGTGEVTANISGVASNVEETGTGAAQVLSASGELAQQSDLLRRQVQSFLDTVRAA, from the coding sequence ATGCCGATCAGCAAGAGAATTCGCTCGATCAATCTACGATCCATCAAGTCGAAAATCATCGGTACGTTCGCGATCCTGGTTGTGTTGTCCGGCCTGACCGGCGGCTTCGCGATCCTCAAGGTCGATCAGGTCTCGGCGATCGGCGCGGCGCTGGCCCGTCAGGTCGAGGCCGTGACCTTGCTGGGCGACCTCGCCCGGCTCAGCCAGCAGCTCCGTGCGCTGACGGCGCTGCAGCACTACAGCCCGAACGAGACGCAGCGCAGCGCCTATGCGCGGGAAGCCGAGGAGGGCCGCGTCGCCTTCTCGAAGGCCTGGGGCGACTACGCGACCCTGATCGAGGGCGCGCGCGAGACCCAGCTCGCCGAAACCCTGCGTAACGCGTGGCAGCACTTCCTGGCGATCGAAGAGGAGATCCTCATCCTCGACCGGGCCGGCCTGAACGAGACCGGAACAGCTGTGCTGCAGGGTGACATGCTCTCGGAGGCCGCCAACTTCTACACCGCGGTGCGGGCCGTGCAGGCCTATCGTCAACAGGAGGTCGAGATCGCCACGGCCGCCGCCCAGGAGATCCGCGCCTCGGCCCGCTTCTGGATCGTCTCGGCCTTGGCCTGTCTGCTGACGCTCTGCACGCTGGCCGGCTGGCTTCTGACGATGACGATCTCCCACCCGATCGGGCGCATGACCGGCGTGATGGGCCGGCTCGCGGATGACGACATCGGCGTCGAGGTCCCCGATCAGCGCCGCTCCGACGAGATTGGCCTGATGGCAGCCGCGGTTCAAGTCTTCAAGGACAACATGATCCGCAACAAGGCTCTCGAGGCCGAAGTGGCCGCCCAGCGCGCCGGGGCGGAGGCGCAGCGCCGGACCGCCATGCGCGAGTTGGCGGACGCATTCGACCAGTCGGTCGGCGGGATCGTCACGGCCGTCTCCTCGGCGGCCGTTCAGATGCAGACGACCGCCCGCCACCTCTCGGTGTCGGCCGAGGCCACCTCGGTGCGCGCCGTGGCGGTCTCCGCGGCGGCCGAGGAAGCCTCCGTCAACATCCATTCGATCGCGGGCGCTGCCGAGGAACTCGATGCCTCGGTGACGGAGATCGGCGTCCAGGTCGAGCGCTCCTCGGCGATGTCGCAGGCCGCCGTTCGGGAGACCGAGGGAATGACTGCGCTGGTGCGCGAGCTGACGGGCGTGGCCGCCAGCATCGGCGACGTCGTCGACACCATCGCCGGCCTTGCGGGCCAGACCAACCTGCTGGCGCTCAACGCCACGATCGAAGCGGCGCGGGCCGGGGAAGCCGGCCGCGGCTTCGCGGTCGTGGCCACGGAGGTCAAGGAACTCGCCAACCAAACCTCCCGTTCGGCCAGCGAGATCACGGCCAAAATCGAGGCGATCCAGTCCTCGACGGGACGGACCGCCACGGCCATCGATGGCATCTCCGCCTCGATCCGCTCGATCAACGAGACGGCGACCGCCATCGCGTCGGCCATCGAGGAGCAGGGGGCGGCGACGCGCGAGATCGTTCAGGCCATTGCCCAGGCCTCGAGCGGCACCGGCGAGGTGACCGCCAACATCTCCGGCGTGGCGAGCAACGTCGAGGAAACCGGGACCGGCGCCGCGCAGGTTCTGAGTGCCTCGGGCGAACTCGCCCAGCAATCCGATCTGCTGCGCCGACAGGTGCAGTCGTTCCTCGACACCGTCCGTGCCGCCTGA
- a CDS encoding substrate-binding domain-containing protein: MKQLTRSLPAALLLIALAAPAAAETKFTLLMSEVGDPLLDSLQASVLNTATSKFSASVDVAQAAGNGGTQVVQGRAALDAKPTALIVNPVDDASARTITEMAAAAGIPVVFVNKRPSGPVAHRMAIVSANHLVAGRVQMRLLAQGLGDRGNVAILRGKDSDNAAQERTAGMKEILGQRPGLKLLAEASADWSRRRAQDQVTAWLRSGLKPDAIAANNDEMALGAVAALKAAGLSGKVLVGGVDGTSDGIAAVKSGELLVSVLQDAPMQGAQAVNDAVKLARGEYVQPYDWVPHRLILPTRGDLANGR; encoded by the coding sequence ATGAAGCAACTCACCAGATCCCTGCCCGCCGCCCTGCTGCTGATCGCTCTCGCCGCACCGGCCGCCGCCGAAACGAAATTCACCCTCTTGATGTCGGAGGTGGGCGATCCCTTGCTCGACAGCCTGCAGGCCTCCGTCCTCAACACGGCCACCTCCAAGTTCTCCGCCTCGGTCGATGTGGCGCAGGCGGCCGGTAACGGGGGAACCCAAGTGGTCCAGGGTCGGGCCGCCCTCGACGCGAAGCCGACAGCCCTGATCGTCAATCCCGTCGACGACGCCAGCGCCAGGACGATCACCGAGATGGCCGCGGCGGCCGGGATTCCGGTGGTGTTCGTGAACAAGCGCCCGAGCGGTCCGGTGGCCCATAGGATGGCGATCGTCAGCGCGAACCACCTCGTCGCAGGTCGGGTTCAGATGCGATTGCTCGCGCAGGGTCTCGGGGATCGCGGCAACGTGGCCATACTGCGCGGCAAGGACAGCGACAACGCCGCCCAGGAGCGCACCGCCGGCATGAAGGAGATCCTCGGGCAACGGCCGGGGCTGAAGCTCCTGGCGGAGGCGAGCGCCGATTGGAGCCGGCGGCGGGCGCAGGATCAGGTGACGGCATGGCTGCGCAGCGGCCTGAAGCCTGACGCCATCGCCGCCAACAACGACGAGATGGCGCTCGGTGCGGTGGCCGCCCTCAAAGCGGCCGGCCTGTCGGGCAAGGTCTTGGTCGGCGGCGTCGACGGAACCTCGGACGGGATTGCGGCCGTGAAGAGCGGCGAATTGTTGGTCAGCGTCCTTCAGGATGCGCCGATGCAGGGGGCCCAGGCGGTGAACGATGCCGTGAAGCTCGCCCGCGGAGAGTACGTGCAGCCCTACGACTGGGTGCCCCATCGATTGATCCTGCCGACGCGCGGCGACTTGGCAAACGGACGATGA
- a CDS encoding transposase, whose product MGVIGKTDRVDARMLAELGARLRPAPTQPVTAARRVLQAQATRRRQLVEIRKQEATRLQQTTDKQARADITSLIALLDRRIAKVEALMAALVDADPETQAIGRRLQTAPGVGPIVAATLIAEMPELGQLDRRRIAALAGLAPIARDSGKRVGPRNIGGGRPVVRTILYLAALQASRRSAVFRTFRERLALAGKPTKAALIATARKLLITLNAMLATGTDYDPATVA is encoded by the coding sequence ATGGGGGTAATCGGAAAGACCGACCGCGTGGACGCGCGCATGCTCGCCGAGCTGGGTGCCCGGCTGCGACCGGCACCCACGCAGCCGGTAACGGCGGCGCGTCGCGTGCTCCAGGCCCAGGCGACGCGCCGCCGTCAGCTTGTCGAGATCCGCAAGCAGGAGGCCACGCGGCTCCAGCAGACTACAGACAAGCAGGCCCGTGCCGACATCACCAGCCTGATCGCTCTTCTCGACCGGCGCATCGCCAAGGTCGAGGCGCTGATGGCCGCCTTGGTCGACGCCGATCCCGAGACACAGGCCATCGGCCGCCGGCTCCAGACTGCGCCGGGCGTCGGCCCTATCGTCGCCGCGACACTGATTGCCGAGATGCCGGAACTCGGGCAACTCGACCGACGCCGCATCGCAGCCTTGGCCGGCTTGGCGCCGATCGCCCGTGACAGCGGCAAGCGCGTCGGCCCGCGTAACATCGGCGGAGGGCGGCCGGTCGTGCGAACGATCCTCTATCTCGCGGCGCTCCAGGCTTCGCGCCGCTCCGCCGTCTTCCGCACGTTCCGCGAGCGTCTGGCCTTGGCCGGCAAGCCGACCAAGGCGGCCCTGATCGCGACTGCGCGCAAGCTCCTCATCACGCTCAACGCCATGCTCGCCACCGGCACCGATTACGATCCCGCCACCGTTGCGTGA
- a CDS encoding IS5 family transposase (programmed frameshift), which produces MWTPTTRRQHNRARLRYETDLTDTEWAVRAPMMPEPASRGRPPVWTMREVLNAIFYVLRGGIAWRLIPKDLPPRSTTFGYFSRWRDEGLFGRINHALVMADRERAGREASPTAAVLDSQSVKTTESGGPRGYDAGKKVKGRKRQALVDTDGRALVLDPQTADIQDRDGAGPVLRLSRRTFPFIVRAFADAGYAGDRPATATVITIDIVRKPKDQVGFAVHPRRWVVERFFGWISRNRRLWKDPEATLASAQAFLYAAAVMILVRRLGRAS; this is translated from the exons ATGTGGACCCCGACCACTCGCCGGCAGCATAACCGTGCGCGCCTTCGATACGAAACCGACCTGACGGATACGGAATGGGCGGTGCG CGCGCCCATGATGCCAGAGCCCGCCTCGCGTGGTCGTCCGCCTGTCTGGACGATGCGGGAGGTCCTGAACGCGATCTTCTACGTGCTGCGCGGCGGCATCGCATGGCGGTTGATCCCAAAGGATCTCCCTCCGCGCAGCACGACGTTCGGCTACTTCAGCCGCTGGCGGGACGAGGGATTGTTCGGGCGGATCAACCACGCCCTGGTCATGGCCGACCGGGAGCGGGCCGGTCGCGAGGCCTCGCCGACGGCGGCCGTGCTCGACAGCCAGAGCGTGAAGACCACCGAGAGCGGCGGCCCGCGCGGCTACGACGCTGGAAAGAAGGTCAAGGGCCGCAAGCGTCAGGCCCTGGTCGACACGGACGGGCGCGCCCTCGTGCTCGATCCGCAGACCGCCGACATTCAGGATCGCGATGGGGCTGGACCGGTGCTGCGCCTGTCGCGGCGGACCTTCCCGTTCATCGTCAGAGCTTTCGCCGATGCAGGCTATGCCGGCGACAGACCCGCGACCGCCACCGTCATCACCATCGACATCGTGCGCAAACCGAAGGATCAGGTCGGCTTCGCCGTGCATCCACGCCGATGGGTGGTGGAACGCTTCTTCGGATGGATCAGCCGCAACCGACGCCTCTGGAAGGACCCGGAAGCGACCCTCGCCTCGGCCCAGGCCTTCCTCTACGCCGCCGCCGTCATGATCCTCGTCCGAAGGCTCGGGCGAGCATCATGA
- a CDS encoding DUF4102 domain-containing protein — protein MSEGETKVRFQPCPPVRLPAAGDGTKVVMPLESVTVVMTNDIVVQAKRYVDGGRLKGTMIEWRDASEPGLVLRLRPKSATWFLRGRLRTFRLGSVQDTSLSIARELCRGAAQVDRLKSDGRTYIKVMRGVLDARGGEAFYYANNKAWIDEEGTFNGPEVPMTGDVWTFHYLRKAFIEERTADMSPRWVSQYAAILHNPAFEALEAVEVPKLCLADFTAAEARMKSAGMPKSMIWRTVCQTKAMMEWALCERSGYCGFKGDEVAWWSRWKFRHKTGSVERSPTVSDLARTLVLVEHLRDTTPPGRRRHSWSAVGHRADRPEDRATRWNSSQPHLRSCRTGS, from the coding sequence ATGAGCGAGGGCGAAACGAAGGTACGGTTCCAGCCCTGCCCCCCTGTCCGGCTTCCGGCAGCGGGCGACGGAACGAAGGTCGTAATGCCTCTCGAGAGCGTGACCGTGGTGATGACCAACGACATCGTGGTGCAGGCCAAGCGATACGTCGATGGCGGCCGTCTTAAAGGAACGATGATCGAGTGGAGGGACGCGAGCGAACCTGGGCTCGTGCTGCGCCTGCGACCCAAGTCGGCGACTTGGTTCCTTCGCGGCCGACTCAGGACGTTCCGCCTTGGGAGTGTCCAGGACACCTCCCTCTCCATTGCCCGCGAACTATGCCGTGGCGCCGCCCAGGTCGACCGGCTGAAGTCGGACGGCCGTACGTACATCAAGGTGATGAGGGGCGTCCTCGACGCCCGCGGAGGCGAGGCGTTTTACTACGCGAACAATAAGGCGTGGATCGACGAAGAGGGGACCTTCAACGGTCCCGAGGTGCCCATGACCGGAGACGTCTGGACCTTCCACTACCTGCGCAAGGCATTCATCGAGGAGAGAACCGCGGACATGTCCCCCCGCTGGGTGTCCCAGTACGCGGCGATACTGCACAACCCCGCCTTTGAGGCACTGGAAGCGGTAGAGGTGCCGAAGCTCTGCCTCGCTGACTTTACCGCCGCGGAGGCGCGCATGAAGAGCGCTGGAATGCCGAAGTCGATGATCTGGCGGACGGTCTGCCAGACGAAGGCGATGATGGAATGGGCGCTCTGCGAACGGTCGGGTTACTGTGGCTTCAAGGGTGACGAGGTCGCGTGGTGGTCGCGCTGGAAGTTCCGGCATAAGACGGGATCGGTGGAGAGATCGCCGACCGTCTCCGACCTCGCGCGCACGTTGGTGCTGGTCGAGCATCTACGGGACACTACGCCGCCAGGTCGCCGCCGGCACAGTTGGAGCGCTGTGGGCCATCGTGCTGACCGCCCAGAGGATCGCGCAACTCGTTGGAACTCCAGCCAACCGCATCTTCGATCTTGCCGAACCGGATCCTGA
- a CDS encoding nucleobase:cation symporter-2 family protein produces the protein MVLMASSPPDSASEIEGRVALRPEERVPPAALGLLGLQHVLVMYAGAVAIPLIIGRALNLPPEQVAMLVSADLFACGIVTLIQSWGLPGIGIRMPVMMGVTFAAVGPMLSMGTNPAIGLTGIYGAVIASGLFGLVAAPVIGRLLPLFPPVVTGTIILVIGISLMRVGVNWAAGGLGNPNYGAPVYLGIAAFVLCAILAITRYATGFVASASVLIGIALGMVLAGFAGLVELDRVAAAPWFDMVRPFAFGWPSFDPVSIVTLCLVMIVVMIESTGMFLALSQITADPVDERRLTRGLRADGLGTVIGGIFNTFPYTSFSQNIGLVGVTGIRSRWVTVAAGFIMLGLGLVPKLAALVEAVPPCVLGGAGLVMFGMVGATGTRILGGVDFARNRNNLFVVAVSVGFGMIPLVAPNFFKQMPHALHPLLESGILLAAISAVGLNLFFNGFGDRAESREAAIRQAEVAQAH, from the coding sequence ATGGTGTTGATGGCGTCTTCCCCGCCGGATTCCGCGTCCGAGATCGAAGGTCGGGTGGCCCTTAGGCCCGAGGAACGGGTTCCCCCCGCGGCCCTCGGTCTGCTCGGGCTGCAGCACGTGCTCGTGATGTATGCGGGCGCCGTGGCGATCCCGCTCATCATCGGCCGGGCGCTCAACTTGCCGCCCGAGCAGGTGGCCATGCTGGTCAGCGCCGACCTGTTCGCCTGCGGGATCGTCACGCTGATCCAGAGCTGGGGCCTGCCCGGCATCGGCATCCGCATGCCGGTGATGATGGGCGTCACCTTCGCGGCCGTCGGCCCGATGCTCTCCATGGGCACGAACCCGGCGATCGGCCTCACCGGCATCTATGGCGCCGTCATCGCCTCCGGCCTGTTCGGCCTCGTCGCCGCACCGGTGATCGGACGCCTCCTGCCGCTGTTCCCGCCGGTCGTGACCGGCACCATCATTCTGGTCATCGGCATCTCGCTGATGCGGGTCGGGGTGAACTGGGCCGCCGGCGGCCTTGGCAACCCGAACTACGGCGCCCCCGTCTATCTCGGCATCGCGGCCTTCGTGCTCTGCGCGATCCTCGCCATCACCCGCTACGCCACGGGCTTCGTCGCCTCGGCCTCGGTGCTGATCGGGATCGCGCTCGGCATGGTGCTGGCCGGCTTTGCCGGGCTGGTGGAACTCGACCGTGTCGCCGCGGCGCCCTGGTTCGACATGGTGCGCCCCTTCGCCTTCGGCTGGCCGAGCTTCGATCCGGTCTCGATCGTCACCCTGTGCCTGGTGATGATCGTCGTGATGATCGAATCGACCGGGATGTTCCTGGCCCTGTCGCAGATCACCGCCGACCCGGTCGACGAGCGGCGGCTGACGCGCGGCCTGCGCGCGGACGGGCTCGGCACCGTCATCGGCGGCATCTTCAATACCTTCCCCTACACCTCGTTCTCGCAGAATATCGGGCTCGTCGGCGTCACCGGCATCCGCTCGCGCTGGGTCACGGTGGCCGCGGGCTTCATCATGCTCGGCCTCGGACTGGTCCCGAAGCTCGCAGCCCTGGTCGAGGCCGTGCCGCCATGCGTGCTCGGCGGGGCCGGCCTCGTGATGTTCGGCATGGTCGGCGCGACCGGCACGCGCATCCTCGGCGGCGTCGATTTCGCGCGCAACCGCAACAACCTGTTCGTTGTCGCGGTCTCGGTCGGTTTCGGCATGATCCCGCTCGTCGCGCCGAACTTCTTCAAGCAGATGCCGCACGCGCTGCATCCGCTACTGGAATCGGGCATCCTGCTCGCTGCGATCTCGGCGGTGGGGCTGAACCTGTTCTTCAACGGATTCGGCGACAGGGCGGAATCCCGTGAGGCGGCGATCCGTCAGGCCGAGGTGGCGCAAGCCCACTGA
- the hpxZ gene encoding oxalurate catabolism protein HpxZ yields the protein MIIDDPAVKAEVEGVFALYEAALVSNDVATLERLFHDDPRTIRYGAAENLYGMDAIRAFRRARPSQGLARDLSGTVITTFGRDCAVAMTLFRREAAPGRVGRQSQTWLRFPDGWKVVAAHVSVIDDATDGDASAL from the coding sequence ATGATCATCGACGATCCCGCGGTGAAGGCCGAGGTCGAGGGGGTCTTCGCGCTCTACGAGGCGGCGCTCGTGAGCAACGACGTCGCGACGCTCGAACGGCTGTTCCACGACGATCCCCGCACGATCCGCTACGGCGCGGCGGAGAACCTCTACGGCATGGACGCGATCCGCGCCTTCCGCCGGGCGCGGCCCTCGCAGGGCCTCGCCCGCGACCTCTCGGGCACCGTCATCACCACCTTCGGCCGCGACTGCGCCGTGGCGATGACGCTGTTCCGGCGCGAGGCGGCCCCCGGCCGCGTCGGACGCCAGAGCCAGACCTGGCTGCGCTTTCCCGACGGATGGAAGGTGGTGGCGGCCCATGTCAGCGTCATCGACGACGCGACCGATGGGGACGCGAGCGCCCTCTGA
- a CDS encoding AtzE family amidohydrolase produces MSATTDWSRAPAADIAGAVSAGTVSARDVVAAALDRIARIDPAVNSFTERLAERATARAADLDAAQARGDRLGPLAGVPFAVKNLFDVAGLPTRAGSRINRERAPASRDAALVRRLEAAGAILVGTLGMGEYAYDFTGENIHDGNTRNPHALGYMSGGSSGGSGAAVAAGLVPVALASDTNGSIRVPSAFCGCFGLKPTYGRLSRAGSFPFVGSLDHLGPMARSSRDLALAYDAMQGPDPEDPAMAPRPAEPAAPDLFRGVADLRIAVAGGYFAQGGDPDAFAAVAHVARALGARRSIAIPEAARARAAAYLITAAEGAALHLDRLRGRAGDFDPAVRDRLIAGAMLPAPFVERAQLFRRWYRDAVLALFREVDVILAPSTPVRAPRSGQTTFVLDGVEMPVRPNIGVFTQPISFIGLPVAAVPVWLDGGLPLGVQVIAAPWNEALCLRVAHHLEREGAVRAPVAAVEDTR; encoded by the coding sequence GTGAGCGCGACGACGGATTGGAGCCGCGCCCCGGCCGCCGACATTGCCGGGGCCGTATCGGCGGGGACGGTCAGCGCCCGCGACGTGGTCGCCGCCGCGCTGGATCGCATCGCCCGCATCGACCCGGCGGTGAACAGCTTCACCGAGCGCTTGGCCGAGCGCGCCACCGCCCGCGCCGCGGACCTCGACGCCGCGCAGGCTCGGGGCGACAGGCTCGGCCCCCTGGCCGGAGTGCCGTTTGCGGTCAAGAACCTGTTCGACGTCGCCGGGCTTCCGACGCGGGCGGGCTCGCGGATCAATCGCGAGCGGGCGCCGGCCTCCCGAGACGCCGCCCTGGTCCGGCGGTTGGAGGCGGCGGGCGCCATCCTGGTCGGGACGCTCGGCATGGGCGAGTACGCCTACGACTTCACCGGCGAGAACATCCACGACGGCAACACCCGCAATCCGCACGCCCTCGGCTACATGTCCGGCGGCTCGTCCGGCGGATCGGGCGCGGCGGTGGCCGCCGGCCTGGTGCCGGTCGCACTGGCCTCGGACACCAACGGCTCGATCCGCGTGCCCTCCGCCTTCTGCGGCTGCTTCGGGCTCAAGCCCACCTACGGGCGGTTGAGCCGGGCCGGGAGCTTCCCCTTCGTCGGCAGCCTCGATCATCTCGGCCCGATGGCGCGCTCGAGCCGCGATCTCGCCCTCGCCTACGACGCGATGCAGGGCCCCGATCCCGAGGACCCCGCCATGGCGCCCCGCCCGGCCGAGCCTGCGGCGCCGGACCTCTTCCGGGGCGTCGCCGATCTGCGCATCGCGGTGGCCGGAGGCTACTTCGCGCAAGGGGGCGACCCGGACGCCTTCGCCGCCGTCGCGCACGTCGCCCGCGCGCTGGGCGCGCGCCGCAGCATTGCGATCCCGGAGGCGGCCCGCGCACGGGCGGCGGCGTACCTGATCACCGCGGCCGAGGGCGCCGCGCTGCATCTCGACCGGCTGCGCGGCCGGGCCGGCGATTTCGATCCGGCGGTGCGCGACCGGCTCATCGCCGGGGCGATGCTGCCCGCCCCCTTCGTCGAGCGGGCGCAGCTGTTCCGCCGCTGGTATCGCGACGCTGTGCTGGCGCTGTTCCGCGAGGTCGATGTGATCCTCGCGCCGAGCACGCCGGTCCGGGCACCGCGCTCCGGCCAGACGACCTTCGTCCTCGACGGCGTCGAAATGCCGGTGCGGCCCAATATCGGCGTGTTCACGCAGCCGATCTCGTTCATCGGCCTGCCCGTGGCCGCGGTGCCGGTCTGGCTCGACGGCGGCCTGCCGCTCGGTGTGCAGGTCATCGCCGCGCCCTGGAACGAGGCGCTTTGCCTGCGGGTGGCGCATCACCTCGAACGCGAGGGCGCGGTCCGGGCGCCGGTCGCGGCAGTGGAGGACACGCGATGA
- a CDS encoding DUF4089 domain-containing protein — protein sequence MTDHAAETPTPDLDTYAAAAAALLGLTLDPAWTGSVVANLRVLHAAAALVGGFPLPDTAEAAPVYTA from the coding sequence ATGACCGATCACGCTGCGGAGACGCCGACGCCCGATCTCGACACCTACGCCGCCGCGGCGGCAGCCCTGCTGGGCCTCACCCTTGATCCGGCCTGGACCGGGTCGGTCGTCGCCAACCTGCGGGTGCTCCACGCGGCGGCAGCGCTCGTCGGTGGGTTCCCGCTGCCCGACACCGCCGAGGCGGCGCCGGTCTACACGGCGTGA
- a CDS encoding isochorismatase family cysteine hydrolase, producing the protein MPAPRPLLDAEPAPLPFDPARTALVVIDMQRDFLEPGGFGESLGNDVSLLAAAVPPARAVLTAARAAGLLVIHTREGHAPDLSDAPPAKLERGAPTARIGEPGPMGRILIRGEPGHDIVPELAPLGGEPVIDKPGKGAFYATGLAALLEERGIETLIVCGVTTEVCVHTTVREANDRGYRCVVVADACGSYIPAFHEAGLAMIKAQGGIFGWVSRSTAVTAALGQA; encoded by the coding sequence ATGCCCGCCCCGCGGCCCCTTCTCGACGCCGAACCCGCACCCCTGCCGTTCGATCCGGCCCGGACGGCCCTCGTCGTCATCGACATGCAGCGCGACTTCCTCGAACCCGGCGGCTTCGGCGAGAGCCTGGGCAACGACGTCTCGCTGCTCGCCGCCGCGGTGCCGCCCGCCCGCGCCGTCCTGACCGCCGCGCGCGCGGCCGGCCTCCTCGTCATCCACACCCGCGAGGGACACGCGCCCGATCTCTCGGACGCCCCGCCGGCCAAGCTGGAGCGCGGCGCGCCGACGGCGCGCATCGGCGAGCCGGGCCCGATGGGCCGCATTCTGATCCGCGGCGAGCCCGGCCACGACATCGTCCCCGAACTGGCCCCCCTCGGCGGCGAGCCGGTGATCGACAAGCCGGGCAAGGGTGCCTTCTACGCGACCGGGCTCGCGGCCCTGCTGGAGGAACGCGGCATCGAGACCCTGATCGTCTGCGGCGTGACGACGGAAGTCTGCGTGCACACCACCGTGCGCGAGGCCAACGACCGCGGCTATCGCTGCGTCGTCGTCGCCGATGCCTGCGGCTCGTACATTCCGGCCTTTCACGAGGCGGGCCTCGCCATGATCAAGGCCCAGGGCGGCATCTTCGGCTGGGTCTCGCGCTCCACCGCGGTGACCGCCGCCCTCGGCCAAGCGTGA